One genomic window of Gemmatimonadales bacterium includes the following:
- the atpC gene encoding ATP synthase F1 subunit epsilon produces MHVTVISPEAAVFDGDADSVIAPAFDGELGILANHAPLMTVLGSGLLTVKAGGMTRRFRVQGGFLQVVKNSVRILAERVQGES; encoded by the coding sequence ATGCACGTCACCGTGATCTCGCCGGAAGCGGCGGTCTTCGACGGCGACGCCGATTCCGTGATCGCTCCGGCGTTCGACGGCGAGCTCGGTATCCTCGCCAACCACGCGCCGCTGATGACCGTGCTCGGCTCCGGTCTCCTTACCGTGAAGGCCGGCGGAATGACGCGTCGTTTTCGTGTGCAAGGCGGCTTTCTGCAGGTCGTCAAGAACAGCGTCCGCATTCTCGCAGAACGAGTTCAAGGAGAGAGCTGA
- the atpD gene encoding F0F1 ATP synthase subunit beta, which produces MTATAVSTEKTVGTIVQIIGPVLDVEFPPEHLPELYNALTVNDTRGPVPVHLTAEVQQHIGQNQVRAVAMSSTDGVTRGMEAIDTGAPVSVPVGEAALGRILNVLGEPVDGGAPIGSDVPRWPIHRPSPQFTALEPKTEILETGIKVVDLIAPFVKGGKIGLFGGAGVGKTVVIMELIHNVQKGHGGKSVFCGVGERTREGNDLYLEMKESGVLGSCALIYGQMNEPPGARLRVGLSGLTVAEYFRDVEGQDVLLFIDNIFRFTQAGAEVSALLGRMPSAAGYQPTLATEMGDLQERITSTRNGSITSVQAIYVPADDLTDPAPATAFAHLDATVVLSRAISELGIYPAVDPLDSTSRILAPQFIGERHYNVAIGLQRTLQRYKALQDIIAILGMDELSEDDKLIVGRARRLQKFLSQPFHVAEQFTGFPGKYVKLEDTITSFERVLSGEFDSLPEQAFYMQGGIEDVIKKAQELKS; this is translated from the coding sequence ATGACCGCAACCGCCGTATCCACTGAGAAGACTGTCGGGACGATCGTCCAGATCATCGGCCCGGTGCTCGACGTCGAGTTTCCGCCGGAGCACCTCCCCGAGCTGTACAACGCGCTCACGGTGAACGACACCAGGGGGCCGGTGCCGGTCCATCTCACCGCCGAAGTGCAGCAGCACATCGGGCAGAACCAGGTGCGCGCGGTGGCGATGAGCTCGACCGACGGCGTGACCCGCGGGATGGAGGCGATCGACACCGGCGCCCCGGTCTCGGTGCCGGTCGGCGAAGCGGCTCTCGGCCGGATCCTCAATGTCCTTGGCGAACCGGTCGATGGCGGCGCTCCGATCGGGAGCGACGTGCCGCGCTGGCCGATTCACCGGCCGTCGCCGCAGTTCACGGCGCTCGAGCCGAAGACCGAGATCCTCGAGACCGGGATCAAGGTCGTCGACCTGATCGCCCCGTTCGTGAAGGGCGGCAAGATCGGCCTCTTCGGCGGCGCCGGCGTCGGCAAGACGGTCGTCATCATGGAGCTGATCCACAACGTGCAGAAGGGCCACGGCGGCAAGTCGGTCTTCTGCGGCGTCGGTGAGCGGACTCGTGAAGGGAACGATCTCTATCTCGAAATGAAGGAATCAGGGGTCCTCGGCAGCTGCGCCCTGATCTACGGCCAGATGAACGAGCCGCCGGGTGCGCGCCTTCGCGTCGGCCTCTCGGGGTTGACCGTGGCGGAATACTTCCGCGACGTCGAAGGCCAGGACGTCCTCCTTTTCATCGACAACATCTTCCGCTTCACGCAGGCCGGCGCCGAAGTGTCGGCGCTCCTCGGGCGGATGCCGAGCGCGGCGGGTTACCAGCCGACGCTGGCGACGGAGATGGGCGACCTGCAGGAGCGGATCACCTCGACACGCAACGGGTCGATCACGTCGGTGCAGGCGATCTACGTCCCCGCCGACGATCTCACCGATCCGGCGCCGGCGACGGCGTTCGCGCACCTCGATGCGACGGTCGTGCTGTCGCGCGCGATCTCCGAGCTCGGGATCTACCCCGCGGTCGATCCGCTCGACTCCACGTCGCGCATCCTGGCGCCGCAGTTCATCGGCGAGCGGCACTACAACGTCGCGATCGGCCTGCAGCGCACGCTGCAGCGTTACAAGGCGCTCCAGGACATCATCGCGATTCTCGGCATGGACGAGCTCTCGGAAGACGACAAGCTGATTGTAGGCCGGGCGCGGCGGTTGCAGAAGTTCCTCTCGCAGCCGTTCCACGTGGCCGAGCAGTTCACCGGCTTCCCCGGCAAGTACGTCAAGCTCGAGGACACGATCACGTCGTTCGAACGGGTCCTCTCGGGTGAGTTCGATTCGCTGCCGGAGCAGGCGTTCTACATGCAGGGCGGCATCGAGGACGTGATCAAGAAGGCGCAGGAGCTCAAGTCTTGA
- the atpG gene encoding ATP synthase F1 subunit gamma, with product MATNRALKGRIRSINNTRKITRTMELVATSKLKRAQDRVTAARPFADALREVIADLATPDLASQFALLRTPPKPSQGGPSRAVVILITSNRGLAGGFNSNLIKEARRRIDALSAEGYTVELVGIGKKGISFFKYIGRQFLAERVDIGDRPTAEHAASVMDGVLTDFAEGRVGVVELVQSRFMSVLNAPPATVRVLPVERPETTAKGMRPDYILAPDPGTLLRELLPLYVRNMLYRGLVETVAAEQAARRTAMKNATDNAGDLLEALKRTYNRQRQAQITQEIAELVGGAAALE from the coding sequence ATGGCGACCAATCGCGCATTGAAGGGCCGGATCCGGTCGATCAACAACACGCGCAAGATCACGCGCACGATGGAACTGGTGGCGACGTCGAAGTTGAAGCGGGCCCAGGACCGCGTCACCGCGGCGCGCCCGTTCGCCGACGCGCTGCGTGAAGTGATTGCCGATCTCGCCACCCCCGATCTTGCGTCGCAGTTCGCGCTGCTGCGCACCCCGCCGAAGCCGTCGCAGGGCGGACCGTCGCGCGCGGTGGTGATCCTGATCACGTCGAACCGCGGCCTCGCCGGCGGCTTCAATTCCAACCTGATCAAGGAAGCGCGCCGGCGGATCGACGCGTTGAGCGCCGAGGGGTACACCGTCGAGCTGGTGGGGATCGGCAAGAAGGGGATCTCCTTCTTCAAGTACATCGGACGGCAATTCCTGGCCGAACGCGTCGACATCGGCGATCGGCCGACGGCAGAGCACGCGGCATCGGTGATGGATGGGGTGCTGACCGATTTCGCCGAAGGTCGCGTCGGTGTGGTCGAGCTGGTGCAGTCGCGGTTCATGTCGGTGCTGAATGCGCCACCGGCGACGGTGCGCGTGCTGCCGGTCGAGCGGCCGGAGACGACGGCGAAGGGGATGCGTCCCGATTACATCCTCGCGCCCGACCCGGGAACGCTGCTTCGCGAGCTGCTGCCGCTCTATGTGCGGAACATGCTCTATCGCGGGCTGGTCGAGACGGTGGCGGCGGAGCAGGCGGCGCGGCGCACGGCGATGAAGAACGCGACGGACAACGCAGGCGATCTGCTTGAGGCGCTGAAACGGACGTACAACCGGCAGCGTCAGGCGCAGATCACGCAGGAGATCGCCGAGCTGGTTGGGGGCGCGGCAGCGCTGGAGTGA
- the atpA gene encoding F0F1 ATP synthase subunit alpha: MATDSMLRPGELKEILLKEIEAADLGSMDVNDVGTVLEVKDGVALIYGLRSAIAGEMLEFTVRETGDRIAGLVLNLEQDSVGAAIMGDYLKLKEGDEVRCTGRLLEVKSGPNILGRVVDALGEPIDGMGPVEAATPRPVEFLAPGIIVRQPVTEPLQTGIKAIDSMIPIGRGQRELIIGDRGTGKTAIAIDTIINQKGTGVICVYVAIGQKRSTVATVVEKLKSAGAMDYTVVVVASASDPAPLQFIAPYAGAAIAEYFMYEQGKATLCVYDDLSKQAAAYRQMSLILRRPPGREAYPGDVFYLHSRLLERAAKISTDPRTTELDPRIKVPGGSLTALPIIETQAGDVSAYIPTNVISITDGQIFLQTDLFYANVRPAVDVGISVSRVGGNAQIKAMKQVAGPLRLSLAQYRELEAFAQFGSDLDAATQRQLARGARMVEVLKQPQYQPVPVDEQIVAIYAVTNGFLDDVDTRNVRQWESDFIAWLRSSRPQVLAAIREKKTLDDAVKGEINDAIGAFKPMFKPA, encoded by the coding sequence ATGGCCACGGATTCGATGCTGCGCCCCGGCGAATTGAAAGAGATTCTGCTCAAGGAAATCGAGGCCGCTGATCTCGGCTCGATGGACGTCAACGACGTCGGTACCGTCCTCGAAGTGAAGGACGGCGTTGCCCTGATCTACGGGCTGCGAAGCGCCATCGCCGGTGAGATGCTCGAGTTCACGGTGCGCGAAACCGGCGACCGGATCGCGGGACTGGTGCTCAACCTGGAGCAGGATTCGGTTGGCGCCGCGATCATGGGCGACTACCTCAAGCTCAAGGAAGGCGACGAGGTGCGCTGCACCGGCCGCCTCCTCGAGGTGAAGTCGGGGCCGAATATTCTCGGCCGCGTCGTCGATGCGCTCGGCGAACCGATCGACGGGATGGGTCCGGTTGAAGCAGCGACGCCGCGCCCGGTCGAGTTCCTCGCGCCTGGGATCATCGTTCGCCAGCCGGTCACCGAGCCGCTGCAGACCGGGATCAAGGCGATCGACTCGATGATTCCGATCGGCCGCGGACAGCGCGAGCTGATCATCGGCGACCGCGGCACCGGCAAGACGGCGATCGCGATCGACACGATCATCAATCAGAAGGGAACCGGCGTCATCTGCGTCTACGTCGCGATCGGGCAGAAGCGCTCGACCGTGGCGACGGTGGTGGAGAAGCTCAAGTCGGCCGGCGCGATGGATTACACGGTCGTGGTCGTGGCCTCCGCATCTGATCCGGCGCCGCTGCAGTTCATCGCGCCGTATGCCGGTGCCGCGATCGCCGAGTACTTCATGTACGAGCAGGGGAAGGCAACGCTCTGCGTGTACGACGACCTGTCGAAGCAGGCCGCAGCGTACCGCCAGATGTCGTTGATTCTCCGCCGCCCGCCTGGGCGCGAAGCGTATCCCGGCGACGTCTTCTATCTCCACTCGCGCCTGCTTGAGCGCGCGGCGAAGATCTCGACCGATCCCAGGACGACCGAACTCGATCCGCGCATCAAGGTGCCGGGCGGTTCGCTCACGGCGCTGCCGATCATCGAGACGCAGGCCGGTGACGTCTCGGCGTACATCCCGACCAACGTGATCTCGATCACCGACGGCCAGATCTTCCTGCAGACCGATCTCTTCTACGCCAACGTCCGCCCCGCGGTCGACGTCGGCATCTCGGTCTCCCGCGTGGGCGGCAACGCGCAGATCAAGGCGATGAAGCAGGTCGCCGGTCCGCTGCGGCTCTCGCTGGCGCAATACCGCGAACTCGAAGCGTTCGCGCAGTTCGGCTCCGACCTCGACGCGGCGACGCAGCGGCAACTGGCGCGCGGCGCGCGCATGGTCGAAGTCCTCAAGCAGCCGCAGTACCAGCCGGTCCCGGTCGACGAGCAGATCGTCGCGATCTATGCCGTGACCAACGGTTTTCTCGACGATGTCGACACGCGCAACGTCCGCCAGTGGGAGTCGGATTTCATCGCGTGGCTCCGCTCGTCGCGGCCGCAGGTGCTGGCGGCGATCCGGGAGAAGAAGACCCTCGATGACGCCGTGAAGGGCGAGATCAACGACGCCATCGGCGCCTTCAAGCCGATGTTCAAGCCGGCCTGA
- a CDS encoding AraC family transcriptional regulator, producing MPAVAALLERQPATVALRRALPRTAWPLFTARTPAQLAALLHRHCLDAIILGPAAARGPVLDALRRDFPAIPLIAYLPIRSDDADLLRRLHRERVAALAVEGLDEPVLSRILDRHGLTGRRLSELLPLSNDLDLTDSMQRDAWSLIISHAPAGLDTDALARLLGVRRETLSRRFGAGGAPSLKRAIDAVRLVAAGQLLGNPGYRVEDAARLLRFSSVSLLQQTARRTFGVPARRVATLDASRIAERLGTGISSRWK from the coding sequence ATGCCAGCGGTCGCGGCGTTGCTCGAACGGCAGCCTGCGACCGTGGCACTCCGGCGGGCACTCCCGCGCACCGCGTGGCCGCTCTTCACCGCACGGACTCCGGCGCAGCTCGCCGCACTCCTCCATCGTCACTGTCTCGACGCGATCATTCTTGGTCCGGCTGCCGCACGTGGCCCGGTGCTCGACGCGCTGCGTCGCGATTTTCCCGCGATCCCGCTGATCGCCTATCTCCCGATCCGTTCCGACGACGCCGACCTCCTCCGCCGCCTCCATCGCGAACGGGTCGCGGCACTGGCAGTCGAGGGACTTGATGAACCGGTCCTGAGCAGGATCCTCGATCGGCACGGGCTCACTGGCCGGCGCCTCTCGGAACTTCTCCCGCTCTCGAACGACCTCGATCTCACTGACTCGATGCAGCGCGACGCCTGGTCGCTGATCATCTCCCACGCGCCCGCGGGACTCGACACCGACGCGCTGGCCCGGCTCCTCGGCGTGCGGCGGGAGACATTGTCGCGGCGATTCGGGGCCGGCGGCGCCCCCTCGCTCAAGCGGGCGATCGACGCGGTGCGGCTGGTGGCGGCGGGACAGCTGCTGGGGAATCCCGGCTATCGCGTCGAGGACGCAGCGCGGCTGCTTCGATTCTCGTCGGTCTCGCTGCTGCAGCAGACCGCGCGGCGGACTTTTGGCGTTCCCGCCCGCCGGGTCGCGACCCTCGATGCGTCCCGGATCGCCGAGCGTCTCGGCACCGGAATCAGCAGCCGCTGGAAGTGA
- a CDS encoding NUDIX hydrolase produces MSKKKAEREVSAGGIVYRRDADGTPRFLLIKDSYQHWGFPKGHLEDGESPVIAAVRETREETGLAELTVQGPIRIIDWHFRFRGRYIHKFCHFFLFESLEGECTPQLDEGITAVRWEHLDRALDVLSYDNARGVLRRAAEMARTMIAVGQGRARPLPEPVQPSGS; encoded by the coding sequence ATGTCGAAGAAAAAGGCCGAGCGCGAAGTCTCTGCCGGCGGGATCGTCTATCGCCGTGACGCTGATGGGACGCCGCGCTTCCTGCTGATCAAGGACAGCTATCAGCACTGGGGCTTTCCCAAGGGACACCTCGAAGACGGCGAGTCGCCGGTGATCGCGGCGGTGCGCGAAACCCGCGAAGAGACCGGGCTCGCGGAGCTCACCGTGCAGGGGCCGATCCGGATCATCGATTGGCACTTCCGCTTCCGCGGGCGCTACATCCACAAATTCTGCCACTTCTTTCTCTTCGAGTCGCTGGAGGGAGAATGCACTCCGCAGCTCGACGAGGGGATCACTGCGGTGCGATGGGAGCATCTCGATCGCGCCCTCGACGTGCTGAGCTACGACAACGCGCGCGGTGTCCTCCGGCGTGCGGCCGAGATGGCGCGGACGATGATCGCAGTGGGGCAGGGGCGCGCGCGGCCGCTCCCCGAGCCGGTGCAACCGAGCGGCTCGTGA
- a CDS encoding RNA polymerase sigma factor RpoD/SigA, whose amino-acid sequence MKSSTALARGAPRPPLLSATVRRLADGLSLAEILAAESPPPRKPRKHDTSRSLGVFDADGDILDQYLYEVSRTPLLTLPQEIAVAKRVRMGDEDAMQELVKRNLRFVISVAKKYQNRGMALTDLIGEGNVGLMTAAKKFDPDQGVKFISYAVWWIRQSILASLARHGRTVRVPLNRTADLSRIVRTAELLRQELRREPTPEELARSTGLTVEVVLSLAALNTAEVRFDAPLDGESDRSLIDRFSMDGPVDAEEEVMQRFRAEEIAKALKTLPARDSKVLSLYFGLDGGREHTLEEIGTMLGVTRERVRQLRDRALKRLREGEVGRALQSFAA is encoded by the coding sequence ATGAAAAGCTCGACCGCTCTCGCTCGTGGTGCGCCAAGGCCGCCGCTCCTCTCCGCGACGGTTCGCCGGCTCGCCGATGGTCTCAGTCTCGCTGAGATCCTCGCCGCCGAATCGCCGCCTCCACGAAAGCCTCGCAAGCACGATACATCCCGGTCCCTGGGCGTCTTTGACGCCGACGGCGACATCCTCGACCAATATCTCTACGAGGTGTCGCGCACTCCGCTGCTCACCCTCCCGCAGGAGATCGCCGTCGCCAAGCGGGTCCGGATGGGCGACGAAGACGCGATGCAGGAGCTGGTGAAGCGCAACCTCCGCTTCGTGATCTCGGTCGCCAAGAAGTACCAGAACCGCGGGATGGCGCTCACCGACCTGATCGGTGAAGGGAACGTCGGCCTGATGACCGCGGCGAAGAAGTTCGACCCCGACCAGGGGGTCAAGTTCATCTCCTACGCCGTCTGGTGGATCCGCCAGTCGATCCTCGCCTCGCTCGCCCGGCACGGCCGCACCGTTCGCGTCCCGCTCAATCGCACCGCCGATCTCTCGCGCATCGTCCGCACCGCGGAACTCCTGCGCCAGGAACTCCGCCGCGAACCGACGCCGGAAGAACTCGCTCGCTCCACCGGCCTCACTGTCGAAGTGGTGCTGTCGCTCGCCGCACTCAACACCGCCGAGGTCCGCTTCGACGCGCCGCTCGACGGCGAAAGTGATCGCTCGCTGATCGACCGCTTCTCGATGGACGGCCCGGTCGACGCCGAGGAAGAGGTGATGCAGCGCTTCCGGGCCGAGGAGATCGCCAAGGCGCTGAAAACCCTGCCGGCGCGCGACTCGAAGGTGCTATCGCTCTACTTCGGTCTCGACGGCGGCCGCGAGCACACCCTCGAGGAGATCGGCACCATGCTCGGCGTGACGCGCGAGCGAGTGCGCCAGCTCCGTGACCGCGCGCTCAAGCGGCTGCGCGAGGGCGAAGTGGGGCGCGCCCTGCAGAGTTTCGCGGCGTAG
- a CDS encoding DEAD/DEAH box helicase — protein MQKSLKELGFTRPTPVQAEAIPPAVEGRDVLACAMTGSGKTAAFLLPILNRLIDQPRRTTRALILTPTRELAAQILEDCNALAIHTPVTAAAIYGGVGMGPQEHAFRSGVDVLVATPGRLLDHFKFSYARLTGVEVLVLDEADRMLDMGFLPDIKRVLRHVPAKRQTLFFSATMPPPIAALTRDMLRDPVLIRLQREAAPAVGITQAVYPVPQDLKVGLLIALLQRGEIDDALVFTRTKHRADRLAKYLSAAGIPVDRIHGNRSQSQRTAALRAFKSGRVRVLVATDIVARGIDITELGHVVNFDVPAVPEDYIHRVGRTARAAATGDAFTFVSPAEEEDLRGIERALGKRLPRVTVPDFDYTARGEVPPPAPRPQARRSGQAKRRPPEGAHGKTPAAKPVAGPGAGAGAGARPARDPNSSRSNRRRRWRGKQD, from the coding sequence TTGCAGAAGAGCCTCAAGGAACTCGGATTCACCCGCCCCACGCCGGTGCAGGCGGAGGCGATCCCGCCGGCCGTCGAAGGGCGCGACGTCCTGGCGTGCGCCATGACGGGCAGCGGCAAGACTGCCGCGTTTCTCCTTCCGATTCTCAACCGGCTGATCGACCAGCCGCGCCGCACCACGCGCGCGCTGATCCTCACGCCGACGCGTGAGCTCGCGGCACAGATCCTCGAGGATTGCAACGCGCTGGCGATTCATACGCCGGTGACAGCGGCCGCGATCTATGGTGGCGTCGGAATGGGACCGCAGGAACACGCGTTCCGGAGCGGCGTCGACGTGCTGGTCGCGACACCCGGGCGGCTGCTCGATCATTTCAAGTTCTCGTATGCGCGGCTGACGGGAGTCGAGGTGCTGGTACTCGACGAAGCTGATCGCATGCTCGACATGGGATTCCTCCCCGACATCAAGCGCGTCCTCCGTCACGTGCCGGCCAAGCGTCAGACGCTCTTCTTCTCCGCCACGATGCCACCGCCGATTGCCGCGTTGACGCGCGACATGCTTCGCGATCCGGTGTTGATCCGCTTGCAACGAGAGGCGGCTCCCGCGGTCGGGATCACCCAGGCGGTGTATCCCGTGCCGCAGGATCTCAAGGTCGGTCTGCTCATCGCGCTGCTGCAACGCGGCGAAATCGACGACGCGCTGGTGTTCACCCGCACCAAGCACCGTGCCGACCGGTTGGCCAAGTATCTGAGCGCGGCCGGGATCCCGGTCGACCGGATTCACGGCAATCGCTCGCAGTCGCAGCGCACCGCCGCCCTCCGTGCGTTCAAGAGCGGCCGGGTTCGCGTGCTCGTGGCGACCGATATCGTGGCGCGGGGTATCGACATCACCGAGCTCGGCCATGTCGTCAACTTCGACGTCCCCGCGGTGCCGGAGGATTACATCCACCGGGTGGGCCGGACGGCGCGCGCCGCCGCGACGGGTGATGCATTCACTTTCGTGTCGCCTGCCGAAGAAGAGGATCTGCGGGGGATCGAGCGCGCGCTGGGCAAGAGACTGCCGCGCGTGACGGTGCCGGATTTTGACTACACTGCCCGCGGAGAGGTGCCGCCGCCGGCGCCGAGACCGCAGGCGCGGCGATCAGGTCAAGCGAAACGCCGGCCACCGGAAGGGGCGCACGGAAAGACGCCAGCGGCCAAGCCGGTGGCAGGGCCCGGGGCGGGGGCGGGGGCGGGGGCGCGCCCCGCGCGCGATCCGAATTCGTCGCGCAGCAACCGGCGGCGGCGTTGGCGCGGGAAGCAGGATTGA